The nucleotide sequence CTTTCTTTCCAATGACTTCATGAGCAAATTCATTGATATCAAAATCTGTTTTTTCTTTAAAGAACTTTATAGATTTATTTATTAAATCTACTTGATCTACTTTTGAGAGTTCAAACTGTTGAGGAATTTCTTTCTTTACAAAATTTTTATAGATTGACAAAATATTTTGCGTATCAGAATATTCATCTTGCCGAGGATGAATATGTAGAAAGTCATCTATCCAATACCGTGCTTCTGCACCCTTATTTACGTTATCTACAATAGATACTACAAACCCTTTGTCTTTTTCTATGTTAAAAATTAGACATCCTTTGTCAAGTTTGTTGATATTGATTCCTTGCTGGCTTTCAATATTAAATCCATCTTTAGATGAAGATACTTTTAAAAAAGTATCTTTGTTTTCAGACTTAAATAACCCGATCACATCTACTTCTTTATTATCTAAGATGCAATTTTTCATATAAGCCATATAAAATTCTCCTCCTTTAATTTTAGGGTGAGAACTTTGTTCATAAAGATGTTTGGTGATGTTTATTGACTGCTCATAAAAGGTGTTAGGGTTTTCAAACACCTTAGAAATATAGACGTATATTTCGTTCATTATCAGTTCAGATGAATGAAAAAAACTATAATATTCCTTAGACTTGAAAGGAGTTGTAAAATATCTAAGTAAAGAAATACGGGTTACCGGATTTTCTATATCTAAAAGAGAACGAGAAAACTGTATATTTTCACTTTCATATTTTGAACCTACTTTGTGTAATATAAGTTTGTCTATATTGCAGTTAATAATATCTATCATAATTCTAACACCATAAAGTTTGTACTATTTCTAATTCGTCTTCATCAAAAAAATCATTCCAATTATCAGTAATGGAAAAAAGATATTTTTCCAAACCGTACCAAATGATAAATATTTCAGGCTGAGTTAATAGTGGAATCTCTGCATAGCGCGAACGGTTATCATTAAATATGTGCTGTATTTTAGTATCATTATTTATAATGAACAGTTCAATATTTTTGTTTATTTCGTTCTTTTCTTCTTGCGTGAAAAAACTCAACAATATTGTAAGGTTGTTAATTGATATTTCTCTATCGAAATCCGTTTCAGCATATTTGTATAATTTACCTTCTAATCGTCTTAGCAAATTATAAATCAAATCATCATTCCTGTCTTTTAAATAATCATTTACTTTTGTAAATTCTTCATCGGCAAGTTCATATAATGATAACAAGCGATAAATTCGATGCTTC is from uncultured Macellibacteroides sp. and encodes:
- a CDS encoding nucleoid-associated protein is translated as MIDIINCNIDKLILHKVGSKYESENIQFSRSLLDIENPVTRISLLRYFTTPFKSKEYYSFFHSSELIMNEIYVYISKVFENPNTFYEQSINITKHLYEQSSHPKIKGGEFYMAYMKNCILDNKEVDVIGLFKSENKDTFLKVSSSKDGFNIESQQGININKLDKGCLIFNIEKDKGFVVSIVDNVNKGAEARYWIDDFLHIHPRQDEYSDTQNILSIYKNFVKKEIPQQFELSKVDQVDLINKSIKFFKEKTDFDINEFAHEVIGKKEIVNSFKKFVTDYKQEHEIDISNNFIISDSAVKKGTKALRSIIKLDNNFDIYVHGDSNLIEQGRDEKGKYYKVYYNEES